In one Apostichopus japonicus isolate 1M-3 chromosome 18, ASM3797524v1, whole genome shotgun sequence genomic region, the following are encoded:
- the LOC139958676 gene encoding kelch-like protein 12 — protein sequence MELEGDTPRKYQKSTAVESAKLNHSIALQDGCISSSELEDSHTMRQLHALNMLTLMREMHSRQTLCDVALLVQGQTIHAHRLVLAACSPYFNAMFTSNLKECQEETITLCEHDSESIQEIVNFAYSGKLDLTENNVQALLNAACLLQIEPIISTCCDFLKTQLHHSNCLGIQTFAESHGCFDLRQAAESFARQNFTQVVSQEEFLQLSSKDLIKLIEHDSLNVPNEEEVYKAVMTWLRHDWDARKQFVGDVFEYVRLPLLAWEFLNSRVVRDKITDISARCHRFFDEARRFHASEFYPGLHWEVNVRTIPRDSFNHCQYIYVIGGESRPSRTTLRSFERYQPVLNNWVSLPSMKSSRRGVGVAIFENKIFAVGGANESPLRDVESFNIQTGTWWTVASMHSARSSVAVAMLRGKLYAFGGYDGMTSVATAEEYDPHANEWSSIADMSSSRSMAAGVTYEDCVYVIGGYSGSSDLSSVECYNPMRKEWQAVTSMTSPRSMMAATVLKERIYVVGGCGSSGSLSEVEYYNPNEKMWYHVRSMCNPRSGLGLAAINQKLYALGGCNGSTNLETIERYDEVEDSWKVVSKMPSAIYRFGSCAGR from the exons ATGGAACTTGAAGGTGACACTCCCAGGAAGTACCAGAAGAGCACGGCTGTTGAATCAGCCAAATTGAACCATTCAATTGCTCTCCAGGATGGCTGCATCAGCAGTAGTGAACTAGAAGATTCACATACAATGCGACAACTACATGCTTTAAACATGCTGACACTGATGCGAGAAATGCATTCCAGGCAGACACTCTGTGATGTGGCCCTTTTGGTTCAAGGCCAAACCATTCATGCACACCGTTTGGTTTTGGCAGCTTGTAGCCCCTACTTCAATGCAATGTTTACAAGTAACTTGAAGGAGTGCCAAGAAGAAACAATTACACTCTGTGAGCATGACTCAGAATCTATTCAGGAAATTGTCAATTTTGCATACTCAGGAAAGTTAGACCTCACAGAAAACAATGTTCAGGCTCTTCTCAATGCAGCTTGTCTGTTGCAAATAGAGCCAATAATTAGTACATGCTGTGATTTCCTTAAAACACAACTCCATCATTCAAACTGCCTTGGAATTCAAACCTTTGCTGAATCTCATGGATGCTTTGACTTAAGACAAGCTGCGGAGTCCTTTGCCCGGCAAAATTTTACTCAAGTTGTCAGTCAAGAGGAATTTTTGCAACTGAGCTCCAAGGATCTGATTAAGTTGATAGAACATGACTCCTTGAATGTACCAAATGAAGAGGAAGTTTACAAGGCTGTTATGACTTGGTTGAGACATGACTGGGATGCTAGGAAGCAGTTTGTGGGGGATGTGTTTGAATATGTACGTTTACCACTCCTAGCATGGGAGTTTCTCAACAGTAGAGTTGTTAGGGACAAAATAACTGACATTAGTGCGAGATGTCATCGTTTCTTTGATGAAGCTAGAAGATTCCATGCAAGTGAGTTCTATCCTGGCTTGCACTGGGAGGTCAATGTAAGGACTATTCCCAGAGACTCCTTCAACCATTGTCAGTACATTTATGTCATAG GTGGAGAATCAAGGCCAAGTCGCACAACGCTTAGATCATTTGAGAGATATCAACCAGTTCTAAACAATTGGGTAAGCCTTCCCTCTATGAAGTCATCCAGACGTGGTGTTGGTGTTGCTATCTTTGAAAACAAGATCTTTGCAGTGGGAGGGGCAAATGAGTCCCCGTTGAGAGATGTTGAGAGCTTTAATATTCAGACTGGCACCTGGTGGACAGTGGCCTCCATGCACTCTGCAAGGAGCAGTGTGGCTGTAGCAATGCTAAGAGGGAAATTGTATGCATTTGGTGGATATGATGGGATGACCAGTGTAGCAACAGCTGAAGAATATGATCCTCATGCTAATGAGTGGTCATCAATAGCAG ATATGAGTTCATCTAGGAGTATGGCTGCAGGGGTCACCTATGAAGACTGTGTCTATGTTATTGGTGGTTACAGTGGGTCATCTGACCTAAGCTCTGTGGAGTGTTACAATCCTATG AGAAAAGAGTGGCAGGCAGTAACTTCAATGACATCACCAAGATCCATGATGGCAGCTACAGTACTGAAAGAGAGAATCTATGTCGTAGGTGGATGTGGCTCTAGTGGAAG CCTTTCAGAAGTGGAATATTACAACCCAAATGAGAAGATGTGGTACCATGTACGATCCATGTGCAATCCCAGGAGTGGACTGGGACTTGCTGCTATAAACCAGAAACTTTATGCCCTTGGTGGCTGCAATGGCAGCACCAACTTAGAAACAATTGAACGTTATGATGAAGTGGAAGATTCATGGAAGGTAGTCTCTAAGATGCCATCAGCTATTTACAGGTTTGGATCCTGTGCTGGCAGGTAG